TGAATTGTGTTGTTTTAGAAGAAGGCGGGTTATTTTTTTTAGTTGTTTTATCGATAATATCGCTTCATTATAGCGGCCTTCAATCTGGTTAATTTTAAACGGGAGGGCATTGCGGTGAATAACCTTCCTGCGAACGTATTGCTGATGTGGAGGAGAGGTTTGAATCTGTGAGTTCGGGTGGCTGATTACTACCAGTGTTTCTATGGGAATATCAGGGAGTTTATGCTTGTTAAGCCATGAGGTAAGTTGAACTTTGTGACGTTTGACTTGGAGAATGGGATCAGGAAAGACTTCTACTTTGTCGTCTAAAGTTCGGATCAGTTGGTGAAAGTCCTGGTCAAAAAATAAAGTTCCAGCTATGTTCTTCACCTCTAAAATGAAGAGATAATACGGGGATATGAGCAGGGTGTCGATCTGAAAGTGATATTCATTATGGGGTAATCGGAGGTCATGCACTATATAGTAGTTTTGCGGGGATAAAAAGCTTAGGGGATAATCTATGGAGTGCTCTCCTCTATAGCCGGCGGTGTGTTTTGCGAGCGTTTCTTGAATGAAAGGGATTTTCGAATGATTTTTTGGCAATCTGCGCAATAAAGCCTGTAATTTTTGAATGTATAACGGGCGATTCCGGGTTTTAACGATCATATTTTCACTCCCAGTCAAAAATTGAAGAGTTTTTCAAACAAAATTGGTTTGACTAATGAGATTAGCTTTTGTAATTAGGGGACTAAAAAATTTCATGTTCAAAAAAGGTTAATTTATGTTCAAAAATCCGGATTTATGTTCAAAAAAATGATTTTATGTTCAAAAACTCATCTTTTATTTTCAAACAGGATAACCTCGACACCGTTCGACTGTTTTCGCTACAATCATTTGCGCCCTCCTCCCACCTCCTCAACCCAACCACCAATTCCTCTAACTTGTTCATCATTT
This genomic stretch from Fictibacillus marinisediminis harbors:
- a CDS encoding nuclease-related domain-containing protein, whose translation is MIVKTRNRPLYIQKLQALLRRLPKNHSKIPFIQETLAKHTAGYRGEHSIDYPLSFLSPQNYYIVHDLRLPHNEYHFQIDTLLISPYYLFILEVKNIAGTLFFDQDFHQLIRTLDDKVEVFPDPILQVKRHKVQLTSWLNKHKLPDIPIETLVVISHPNSQIQTSPPHQQYVRRKVIHRNALPFKINQIEGRYNEAILSIKQLKKITRLLLKQHNSSDSSVMEQFNIHSKDIIKGVHCPECFQIPMERVHGTWLCAQCLHTCKTAHIEALRDYSYLIQSTISNREARDFLKINSNPLASRILQSISTETEGNQRGRTYHLTFED